A genomic window from Terriglobia bacterium includes:
- a CDS encoding anti-sigma factor, translated as MQPPRKQPQAPPPYRLPFWLWTGVAVLGVLSLYMGWQAQRLRRDLAQFQRQSAAVLRERAELAKEFADARQSAAILNDPASRQVSLWPQQQKDAPALRAYWHPRLGLVVAGARVPPLAPGHTLQVWLLPQAPGQRPLSAGLLRPQLDGKFVLLLASPPGSLAGTRALAITEEPAGGSPQPTSPPRWAGPLG; from the coding sequence ATGCAGCCCCCACGCAAGCAACCGCAAGCGCCGCCCCCATACCGTCTGCCCTTCTGGCTGTGGACGGGCGTGGCCGTGCTCGGCGTTCTCAGCCTGTACATGGGCTGGCAGGCGCAGCGCCTCCGCCGGGATCTCGCGCAATTTCAGAGGCAGTCCGCGGCAGTCCTGCGGGAGCGCGCGGAACTCGCGAAGGAATTTGCCGATGCCCGGCAATCCGCCGCGATCCTCAACGATCCGGCCTCACGGCAGGTTTCGCTGTGGCCGCAGCAGCAGAAAGACGCTCCTGCGCTGCGTGCCTACTGGCACCCCCGCCTCGGCCTCGTTGTGGCCGGCGCGCGCGTCCCGCCTCTTGCGCCGGGCCATACGCTGCAAGTGTGGCTCCTGCCACAAGCCCCGGGCCAGCGGCCTCTTTCCGCGGGCCTCCTGCGTCCTCAATTGGATGGGAAATTCGTTCTGCTGCTGGCCAGTCCGCCCGGCTCTCTCGCCGGCACCAGGGCCCTGGCCATTACCGAAGAGCCCGCCGGCGGCAGCCCCCAGCCGACCAGCCCGCCCCGCTGGGCCGGCCCCCTCGGCTAG
- the hemG gene encoding protoporphyrinogen oxidase produces MTASHSVVVVGGGISGLVCAYALRRAGLDAVLLESSDRPGGVIRSERRDAWLFEHGPQSFTATGPLLGLIREIGLEEQIVRGDPRAPRFVLVHGALERAPLNPAAFFGSSLFGWGTKLSILRDLFGRSYPPAEDESIAQFIRRKFSAELLEKLVGPFVSGVYAGDPERLSLRSAFPQLHAAEVAKGSLIRGMLATAKKTQGPRERPTLLSFREGNEMLPQALAERLGDALWLKTEVARIEKNNSSATRRFSLEVTRNGHSETLSCERLVVATPPDTAGRLLAGLDPAFETHLGGIEFAAVAVVSLGYEKQHIARDVNGFGFLVPRSAGLRILGTVWNSSLFPGRAPEGQVLMTSFLGGATDPGIASLSSAALADLAHRELAPLLQIQQQPVFSHVRVYPRALPQYNLGHSARLARLEKLRATFPGLWFAGNYWNGPAVGACTEFGLETAAAILAGSTAPAAGPHS; encoded by the coding sequence ATGACCGCATCTCACTCTGTCGTGGTGGTCGGTGGCGGGATTTCCGGCCTGGTCTGCGCCTATGCCTTGCGCCGCGCGGGCCTCGACGCGGTGCTCCTCGAATCTTCGGACCGCCCGGGCGGGGTCATTCGCTCCGAACGCCGCGACGCCTGGCTCTTCGAACACGGCCCGCAGAGCTTCACGGCCACGGGGCCGCTGCTCGGCCTGATCCGCGAGATCGGCCTGGAAGAGCAGATCGTGCGCGGCGACCCCCGCGCCCCGCGCTTTGTCCTGGTCCATGGCGCGTTGGAGCGTGCTCCGCTCAACCCTGCAGCCTTCTTCGGCAGTTCCCTCTTCGGCTGGGGCACCAAGCTCAGCATCCTGCGCGACCTCTTCGGCCGCAGTTATCCGCCCGCCGAGGACGAATCCATCGCCCAGTTTATCCGCCGTAAATTTTCCGCCGAGCTGCTGGAAAAACTCGTCGGGCCGTTTGTCTCCGGTGTATACGCCGGCGATCCCGAGCGCCTGAGCCTGCGCAGCGCGTTTCCGCAACTGCACGCCGCGGAAGTCGCCAAAGGCAGCCTCATTCGCGGCATGCTGGCCACCGCGAAAAAAACGCAAGGCCCCCGCGAGCGCCCCACTCTGCTTAGTTTCCGCGAAGGCAACGAAATGCTCCCCCAGGCCCTGGCGGAACGTCTCGGCGATGCCCTGTGGCTCAAGACCGAAGTGGCCCGCATCGAGAAGAACAATTCCTCCGCCACGCGGCGCTTTTCTCTCGAGGTGACGCGCAACGGCCACAGCGAAACCCTTTCCTGCGAGCGGCTGGTGGTCGCCACCCCGCCGGATACTGCCGGACGCTTGCTCGCAGGCCTCGATCCGGCGTTCGAGACGCATCTCGGCGGGATCGAGTTTGCCGCCGTGGCCGTGGTTTCCCTCGGCTACGAGAAACAGCACATCGCCCGGGACGTAAACGGCTTCGGCTTTCTCGTGCCGCGCTCCGCAGGGCTGCGCATTCTCGGCACCGTCTGGAATTCCTCGCTTTTTCCCGGCCGCGCGCCGGAGGGGCAAGTTCTGATGACCAGCTTCCTCGGCGGGGCCACCGATCCGGGCATCGCCTCGCTTTCCTCCGCGGCTCTTGCCGATCTGGCGCACCGCGAACTCGCGCCGCTTCTGCAGATCCAGCAGCAGCCGGTCTTTTCCCATGTGCGCGTCTATCCCCGCGCGCTGCCGCAGTACAACCTGGGCCACTCTGCGCGCCTCGCCCGGCTGGAGAAATTGCGCGCAACCTTTCCCGGCCTGTGGTTTGCCGGCAACTACTGGAATGGTCCGGCGGTCGGCGCGTGCACTGAATTCGGCCTGGAGACAGCCGCGGCAATCCTGGCCGGTTCCACGGCGCCGGCGGCGGGCCCGCACTCCTGA
- the hemN gene encoding oxygen-independent coproporphyrinogen III oxidase gives MSASYPTLEQLRRDFHVTPEFLARYNRPGPRYTSYPTAPVWNDHFGPADLEAAHADAERAASPVSLYLHIPFCTSLCLFCACNVVIQKDKSVALPYLDTLKHEMARISGNVSRSRPVVQFHWGGGTPTYLTPEQLDDLFGFTREHFTFAPDAEIGIEVDPRVTSFQHLETLRKLGFNRLSMGIQDFHPEVQKTIHRVQPYEMTRDLLFEARRLGFESINVDLIYGLPYQTPERFAHTVDQIFTLAPDRIALFSYAHVPWLKKQQGSFAAHLPQGAEKFEIFRTGLEKFIEGGYLYIGMDHFAKPGDELAVAQQQRTLHRNFQGYTTKAGADLYGLGVSAISSVQSRYAQNPREVPEYSKAVAERGIATMRGYTLTAEDRLRGAVISRLLCHTVIPKAEVNQEFGINFDEYFAAELRRLAPMQDDGLVVLGKDEIETTWLGRIFIRNLAMIFDPYLEQQHLAERPLFSKTL, from the coding sequence ATGTCCGCGAGCTATCCCACACTCGAACAACTGCGGCGCGACTTTCATGTCACACCGGAGTTTCTCGCGCGCTACAACCGTCCCGGGCCGCGCTACACCAGCTATCCCACCGCGCCCGTCTGGAACGACCATTTTGGCCCGGCCGACCTGGAAGCGGCGCACGCCGACGCCGAACGCGCCGCCTCTCCCGTTTCGCTGTACCTGCACATTCCCTTCTGCACCAGCCTGTGCCTGTTCTGCGCCTGCAACGTGGTGATCCAGAAGGACAAGAGCGTGGCCCTTCCCTATCTCGACACGCTGAAGCACGAGATGGCGCGCATCAGCGGCAACGTTTCGCGCAGCCGCCCGGTCGTGCAGTTTCACTGGGGCGGCGGTACGCCAACCTACCTCACCCCGGAACAGCTCGACGATCTCTTCGGCTTCACCCGCGAGCATTTCACCTTCGCTCCGGACGCCGAAATCGGCATCGAAGTGGACCCGCGCGTCACCTCCTTCCAACACCTGGAGACCCTGCGCAAGCTGGGCTTCAATCGCCTCAGCATGGGCATCCAGGACTTCCATCCCGAAGTGCAGAAGACCATTCACCGCGTCCAGCCCTATGAGATGACCCGCGACTTGCTCTTCGAGGCGCGCCGCCTGGGCTTCGAAAGCATCAACGTGGACCTGATCTACGGCCTGCCCTATCAGACTCCCGAGCGCTTCGCCCATACCGTGGACCAGATCTTCACCCTGGCCCCGGACCGCATCGCGCTCTTCAGCTACGCGCACGTGCCCTGGCTCAAAAAGCAGCAGGGTTCCTTTGCGGCGCACTTGCCGCAGGGCGCGGAGAAATTCGAAATCTTCCGCACCGGCCTGGAGAAGTTCATCGAAGGCGGCTACCTGTATATCGGCATGGACCATTTTGCCAAACCCGGCGACGAGCTGGCCGTGGCGCAGCAGCAGCGCACGCTGCACCGCAATTTCCAGGGCTACACGACGAAGGCCGGCGCCGACCTCTACGGCCTGGGCGTCAGCGCCATCAGTTCCGTGCAGTCGCGCTACGCGCAGAATCCCCGCGAGGTACCGGAGTATTCGAAGGCCGTGGCCGAACGCGGCATCGCCACCATGCGCGGCTACACCCTGACCGCGGAAGACCGCCTGCGCGGCGCGGTCATCAGCCGCCTGCTCTGTCACACGGTCATCCCCAAGGCCGAGGTCAACCAGGAATTCGGCATCAACTTTGACGAGTACTTCGCCGCGGAGCTGCGCCGCCTCGCTCCTATGCAGGACGACGGCCTGGTGGTTCTCGGCAAGGACGAGATCGAAACCACGTGGCTCGGCCGCATCTTCATCCGCAACCTGGCCATGATCTTCGACCCGTATCTCGAGCAGCAGCACCTGGCCGAGCGGCCTCTTTTTTCGAAAACGTTGTGA
- the hemE gene encoding uroporphyrinogen decarboxylase, with translation MPLPHEDAKPPAELSRAELFRRACRCQEVPRVPVWMMRQAGRYLPEYRELRAKHAFLEVCKNPDLAVEVSLQPYRRLAMDAVIVFSDILIPAEAMGLKLELGDAGPNLPEPVRSAADVAKLRIFDPERETGFLPEAIRRLHRALGPGVPVLGFAAAPWTLACYMVEGRTREGFATVKNFLYEDPRTFRVLLSKIAQATVPYLKAQIAAGAAAVQLFDTWCGELNLRDYQEFALPATQEVIRAVKSDATPVILYTKASHHLLPAVARSGADVLSVDWRVSLRELRELAGPRIAIQGNVDPAVLFAPAEKIRSAVAEAIGELQGAGHILNLGHGILPATPVENAQLFIRTGQTTPIRLEQPVKQR, from the coding sequence ATGCCTCTCCCTCACGAAGATGCCAAACCGCCCGCGGAATTGAGCCGGGCCGAGCTTTTCCGCCGCGCCTGCCGCTGCCAGGAGGTGCCGCGCGTGCCTGTCTGGATGATGCGCCAGGCCGGCCGCTATCTCCCGGAATACCGCGAACTGCGCGCCAAGCATGCCTTTTTGGAAGTGTGCAAGAATCCCGACTTGGCCGTCGAGGTTTCCCTGCAGCCCTACCGCCGCCTGGCCATGGACGCCGTCATCGTCTTTTCCGACATCCTCATCCCCGCCGAAGCAATGGGCCTGAAGCTCGAACTGGGCGACGCGGGACCCAATCTTCCCGAGCCGGTACGCAGCGCGGCGGACGTCGCCAAGCTGCGCATCTTCGATCCCGAGCGGGAGACCGGCTTCCTCCCCGAAGCGATTCGCCGCCTGCACCGCGCGCTGGGGCCCGGCGTGCCCGTGCTCGGCTTCGCCGCCGCGCCCTGGACGCTGGCTTGCTACATGGTGGAGGGCCGCACGCGCGAAGGTTTCGCGACGGTGAAAAACTTTCTTTACGAAGACCCGCGCACCTTCCGCGTCCTGCTCAGCAAGATCGCCCAGGCCACCGTGCCGTACCTGAAGGCGCAGATCGCCGCCGGCGCCGCCGCTGTGCAACTCTTCGACACCTGGTGCGGCGAGCTGAACCTCCGCGACTACCAGGAGTTCGCCCTGCCCGCTACGCAGGAAGTGATCCGCGCCGTGAAATCGGACGCCACACCGGTCATCCTCTACACCAAGGCCTCGCACCACCTGCTGCCGGCCGTGGCCCGCTCCGGCGCCGACGTCCTGAGCGTGGACTGGCGCGTATCGCTGCGCGAACTGCGCGAATTGGCCGGGCCACGCATCGCTATCCAGGGGAACGTCGATCCCGCCGTGCTCTTCGCCCCCGCGGAAAAGATCCGCAGCGCCGTCGCCGAGGCCATCGGCGAATTGCAGGGCGCCGGCCACATTTTGAACCTGGGCCACGGCATTCTCCCGGCCACACCGGTAGAGAACGCGCAGCTTTTCATCCGCACCGGACAGACCACTCCGATTCGCCTAGAGCAGCCGGTGAAGCAGAGGTGA
- a CDS encoding cytochrome c biogenesis protein, whose amino-acid sequence MTTPLAILTILAYAASLVLYFRLLYTSQALVGRAATLLLACGLGLHYLLLLERSRMLHSVPYQDLYGAMSLFAWLLALTYLALELFHRQRTLGAFLLPIVLLLLLAATLTRPAVPPGPPPVHGAVFALHVTLSILAYAAFGLSFVLSLMFIAEETLLRRHKLGSIVWRFPALELLERMARSSVLVGLVAICVGMSLGFVSVDRLTGRVWRYDPKYLVTLLVVALYAAYLYLGRTTKWRGARASKLCIFNFVVILLSVTVVNLFLSRWHRFF is encoded by the coding sequence ATGACCACACCCCTTGCCATCCTCACCATTCTGGCCTACGCCGCGAGTCTCGTGCTGTATTTCCGGCTGCTTTACACCAGCCAGGCGCTCGTGGGGCGCGCCGCGACGCTGCTGCTGGCGTGCGGGCTGGGGCTGCACTATCTGCTGCTGTTGGAGCGCTCGCGGATGCTGCACTCGGTGCCCTATCAGGATTTGTACGGCGCGATGTCCCTGTTCGCCTGGCTTTTGGCCCTGACCTATCTGGCCCTGGAGCTGTTTCACCGGCAGCGTACGCTGGGAGCCTTCCTGCTGCCGATCGTCCTGCTGCTTCTCCTGGCAGCGACGCTGACGCGTCCGGCCGTGCCGCCGGGGCCGCCACCCGTGCACGGCGCGGTGTTTGCCCTGCACGTGACCCTCAGCATTCTCGCCTATGCCGCATTCGGACTCTCCTTCGTGCTGAGCCTGATGTTCATCGCCGAAGAGACGCTGCTGCGCCGGCACAAGCTGGGCTCCATCGTGTGGCGCTTTCCCGCGCTGGAGCTTCTGGAGCGCATGGCGCGGAGCAGCGTGCTGGTGGGTCTGGTGGCGATCTGCGTCGGGATGTCGCTGGGCTTTGTTTCGGTGGACCGGCTGACGGGCCGGGTATGGCGCTACGACCCGAAATACCTGGTGACGCTGCTGGTGGTGGCGCTGTATGCGGCGTATCTGTACCTGGGGCGGACGACGAAATGGCGCGGGGCGCGGGCGTCCAAGCTGTGCATCTTCAATTTCGTGGTTATTCTGTTGAGCGTTACGGTGGTGAATCTGTTTTTATCGCGGTGGCACCGCTTCTTCTAG
- the hemA gene encoding glutamyl-tRNA reductase — protein MEIVLVGLNHRTAPVEVRERVSFTVEQAKRAAEELRTRGILEETLVLSTCNRSELYGVPPESVQETAGALYAYLSTFHAVRPDDLHRSLYHHHDRDAIRHLFRVAAGLDSMLLGEAEILGQVREAYRAAHEFGATGPVLNRLFQGALEVGKRVRTETELGTRPMSVASAGMKLAERIFGKLAERTALVLGAGTISEQVVNQLRDRGIGRLLVMNRSRDRAEEMAQRFGGRVLDWADWQTALATPDIVVSSVSAEAVLSREAVRQAMAARGNRALLLMDLGVPRNIDPAAASLYNVYLYNIDELTDIVEQNRRARETEVPRAESIVEEHVGKFLSWQSSVELVGVLESLRSRLHEERAAFLQGHLQGMTHLSGAERERIEALMDGLLEKLLLHPAERLRGERDLRRKIQNVEALRDLFLPGREKP, from the coding sequence ATGGAGATCGTTCTCGTCGGATTGAATCACCGCACGGCGCCCGTCGAGGTGCGCGAACGGGTGTCGTTTACCGTGGAACAGGCCAAGCGCGCCGCGGAAGAGCTGCGCACGCGCGGAATTCTGGAAGAGACGCTGGTGCTTTCCACCTGTAATCGCAGCGAACTCTACGGCGTCCCCCCGGAGAGCGTGCAGGAAACCGCGGGCGCGCTCTACGCCTACCTGAGCACCTTCCATGCGGTACGCCCGGATGATTTGCACCGCTCCCTCTATCACCATCACGACCGCGACGCGATCCGCCACCTGTTCCGGGTGGCCGCGGGTCTGGACTCCATGCTGCTCGGCGAAGCGGAAATCCTGGGGCAGGTGCGCGAGGCCTACCGCGCGGCGCACGAATTTGGAGCCACCGGGCCGGTGCTCAACCGGCTGTTTCAGGGCGCGCTGGAAGTCGGCAAGCGGGTGCGCACGGAGACGGAATTGGGGACGCGGCCGATGTCGGTGGCCTCCGCCGGCATGAAGCTGGCCGAGCGCATCTTCGGAAAACTGGCGGAGCGTACGGCTCTGGTGCTCGGCGCGGGAACGATCAGCGAGCAGGTCGTCAACCAGTTGCGCGACCGGGGCATCGGGCGGCTGCTGGTGATGAACCGTTCGCGGGACCGCGCGGAAGAGATGGCCCAGCGCTTTGGCGGGCGGGTCCTGGATTGGGCGGATTGGCAGACGGCGCTGGCCACGCCGGATATCGTCGTGTCTTCCGTGTCCGCGGAGGCGGTGCTGAGCCGCGAAGCGGTGCGCCAGGCCATGGCCGCGCGCGGCAATCGCGCCCTCCTGCTCATGGACCTGGGCGTGCCCCGCAACATCGATCCGGCGGCCGCCAGCCTTTACAACGTCTATCTCTACAACATTGACGAGCTGACGGACATCGTGGAGCAGAACCGGCGCGCGCGCGAAACCGAAGTGCCGCGCGCGGAGTCCATCGTCGAAGAGCACGTCGGAAAATTTCTTTCCTGGCAGAGCAGCGTCGAGCTGGTCGGAGTGCTGGAATCGCTGCGCTCGCGCCTGCACGAGGAGCGCGCGGCGTTTCTGCAGGGGCATCTGCAGGGCATGACGCACCTGAGCGGCGCCGAGCGGGAACGCATCGAAGCCCTGATGGACGGCCTGCTGGAAAAACTGCTGCTGCATCCCGCCGAACGGCTGCGCGGCGAGCGCGACCTGCGCCGGAAAATTCAGAACGTCGAAGCCTTGCGCGACCTCTTCCTGCCCGGCCGGGAGAAGCCGTGA
- the hemC gene encoding hydroxymethylbilane synthase, translating to MRPLRIGTRGSLLAKWQAEHVRKQLFQSAGVEAELIIIKTSGDKMLQSPLSQIGGKGIFIKELEEALIGGTIDLAVHSVKDVPTETPPQLFFPAVLRREDVRDCLVAGNGATLATLRQGARIGTGSLRRQAQLRRLRPDLDVRELRGNVDTRLRKAESGEYEAVVLSKAGLDRLGWSQRISEALSPEVCLPAVGQGAITIQSRSADAEIAEVLGQLDDLESRNAVIAERSLLRTLQGGCQVPLGAWARMEREDLVLEACVVSVDGTEYFRERASAEPEQAAELGKEVGKRLLEAGAGRILEQVGRQRG from the coding sequence GTGAGGCCGCTGCGCATTGGCACGCGCGGCAGCCTGCTCGCCAAATGGCAGGCGGAGCATGTGCGCAAACAGCTTTTCCAGTCCGCCGGGGTGGAAGCCGAACTCATCATCATCAAGACCTCCGGGGACAAGATGTTGCAGTCGCCCCTCTCTCAGATCGGCGGGAAGGGCATCTTCATCAAGGAGCTGGAAGAGGCGCTGATCGGCGGAACGATCGACCTGGCCGTGCACAGCGTCAAGGACGTGCCCACGGAGACGCCGCCGCAGCTGTTTTTCCCCGCGGTGCTGCGCCGCGAGGATGTGCGCGATTGCCTGGTGGCCGGCAATGGCGCGACGCTGGCTACGCTGCGCCAGGGCGCGCGCATCGGCACGGGGAGTTTGCGGCGCCAGGCGCAATTGCGCCGCCTGCGCCCGGATCTGGATGTGCGCGAACTGCGCGGCAACGTGGATACGCGGCTGCGCAAGGCGGAGAGCGGCGAGTACGAGGCCGTGGTGCTCTCCAAAGCCGGGCTGGACCGCCTGGGCTGGAGCCAGCGCATCAGCGAAGCGCTCTCTCCCGAGGTGTGCCTGCCCGCGGTGGGACAGGGCGCCATCACCATCCAATCGCGGAGCGCCGATGCGGAGATCGCCGAGGTGCTCGGCCAGCTCGATGATCTGGAATCGCGCAATGCGGTGATTGCCGAGCGCTCTCTGCTGCGCACGTTGCAGGGCGGCTGCCAGGTGCCGCTGGGCGCCTGGGCGCGCATGGAGCGGGAGGATCTGGTGCTGGAGGCTTGCGTGGTGTCGGTGGACGGCACGGAATATTTCCGGGAGCGGGCCAGCGCGGAGCCGGAGCAGGCCGCGGAGCTGGGCAAAGAAGTGGGCAAGCGGCTGCTGGAAGCGGGAGCCGGACGCATTCTGGAGCAGGTGGGGCGTCAGCGTGGATAA
- a CDS encoding uroporphyrinogen-III synthase: protein MDNGTSALAGKRVVVTRAAEQCEALCLELKALGATPLMLPLVAFAAPENTAPLDAALRELAEFDWMLLTSQNAVPALAARCETLGISLAAAAGSLRIAAVGPATAEAAEKAGLKVVHVAATHHGVALAEDLGGQVRGCRIFLPRSDRANPALPEALVRLGARVTEVVAYRTLAASPAEVEVRRQMERGEAEAVLCFSPSAVQHLADLLGAERMRALQKQMVFAAIGPVTAAALRKAGVEHVVVAPDASVAGILAALAVHWQAHAGVRQG, encoded by the coding sequence GTGGATAACGGCACGTCAGCGCTGGCCGGAAAGCGCGTGGTGGTGACGCGCGCCGCGGAGCAGTGCGAGGCGCTGTGCCTGGAATTGAAAGCGCTCGGCGCGACACCCCTGATGCTGCCGCTGGTGGCCTTCGCTGCGCCGGAGAATACTGCGCCGCTCGATGCGGCGCTGCGCGAGCTGGCGGAATTCGACTGGATGCTGCTGACCAGCCAGAACGCGGTGCCGGCGCTGGCCGCGCGCTGCGAGACGCTGGGCATTTCCCTGGCCGCTGCAGCGGGCTCTCTGCGCATCGCGGCTGTGGGACCCGCTACGGCCGAGGCCGCCGAGAAGGCGGGGTTGAAGGTTGTCCATGTGGCCGCGACGCATCACGGCGTGGCCCTGGCGGAGGATCTGGGTGGGCAAGTGCGCGGGTGCCGCATCTTTCTTCCGCGCAGCGACCGCGCCAACCCGGCGCTGCCGGAAGCGCTGGTACGGCTCGGGGCGCGGGTTACGGAAGTGGTCGCTTACCGCACGCTGGCGGCTTCTCCCGCGGAAGTGGAGGTCCGGCGGCAGATGGAGCGGGGCGAAGCGGAAGCCGTGCTCTGTTTCAGCCCTTCGGCGGTGCAGCACCTGGCGGACCTTCTGGGAGCGGAGCGCATGCGCGCGCTGCAGAAACAGATGGTGTTTGCGGCGATCGGCCCGGTGACGGCGGCGGCGCTGCGAAAAGCGGGTGTCGAGCACGTGGTGGTCGCCCCGGATGCCAGCGTGGCGGGAATTCTGGCGGCGTTGGCGGTGCACTGGCAGGCGCACGCGGGAGTGAGGCAAGGATGA
- the hemB gene encoding porphobilinogen synthase produces MSFPTQRPRRLRRSETLRGLVRETRLTAAGLVYPLFVCPGAKVRQEVGSMPGVFQLSVDQIVEECRQVEALGIPAVILFGLPETKDARGSSSLAATGVVQRAIEAIRKAKMRLLVMTDVCLCEYTDHGHCGVIENGEVANDATLPILAEQALSHARAGADIVAPSDMMDGRVAAIRGALDGNGFADVAILSYAAKYCSGFYGPFREAADSTPQFGDRRSYQMDPANACEALKEVEQDLAEGADMVMVKPALPYLDIIRRVREQVHVPVAAYNVSGEYSMVKAAAQKGWLDEKRVVLELLTGIQRAGASIILTYHAKDAARWLKQS; encoded by the coding sequence ATGAGCTTTCCAACGCAACGGCCGCGGCGGCTGCGGCGCAGCGAAACGCTGCGCGGCCTGGTCCGTGAAACGCGGCTGACCGCCGCCGGGCTGGTCTATCCGCTGTTCGTGTGCCCGGGCGCGAAGGTGCGGCAGGAAGTCGGCTCGATGCCGGGCGTCTTCCAGTTGTCGGTGGACCAGATCGTGGAAGAGTGCCGGCAAGTGGAAGCGCTGGGGATTCCGGCGGTGATTCTCTTCGGGTTGCCGGAAACGAAGGACGCGCGGGGCAGTTCCTCGCTGGCGGCCACGGGGGTAGTGCAGCGCGCGATCGAGGCCATCCGCAAGGCCAAGATGCGCTTGCTGGTGATGACGGACGTCTGCCTGTGCGAGTACACCGATCACGGGCACTGCGGCGTGATTGAAAACGGGGAAGTGGCCAACGACGCCACGCTGCCGATTCTGGCGGAGCAGGCGCTCTCGCACGCGCGGGCCGGCGCGGACATTGTGGCGCCCTCGGACATGATGGACGGGCGCGTGGCGGCGATCCGTGGCGCGCTCGACGGCAACGGCTTTGCCGACGTCGCGATTCTGTCCTATGCGGCCAAGTACTGCTCCGGCTTCTACGGGCCGTTCCGCGAGGCGGCGGATTCCACACCGCAGTTCGGAGACCGCCGAAGCTACCAGATGGATCCTGCCAACGCCTGCGAGGCGCTCAAGGAAGTGGAGCAAGACCTGGCCGAGGGCGCGGACATGGTCATGGTCAAGCCGGCGCTGCCCTATCTGGATATTATCCGGCGCGTGCGCGAACAGGTGCATGTGCCGGTGGCGGCGTACAACGTCAGCGGGGAATACTCCATGGTCAAGGCCGCGGCGCAGAAGGGCTGGCTGGACGAGAAGCGCGTGGTGCTGGAGCTGCTCACGGGGATTCAGCGCGCCGGGGCCAGCATTATCCTGACCTACCACGCGAAGGATGCCGCGCGCTGGCTGAAGCAATCGTGA